Proteins encoded by one window of Litoribacterium kuwaitense:
- the dxs gene encoding 1-deoxy-D-xylulose-5-phosphate synthase, producing MDLLKIENPKFLKNMSTEELEQLAQEIRDFLITTISKTGGHIGPNLGVVELTLMLHKTFDSPKDKFIWDVGHQAYIHKILTGRAGQFDTLRQYKGLCGFPKRVESEHDVWETGHSSTSLSAAMGMAVARDMRNDDNHVVPIIGDGALTGGMALEALNHIGHEQRKVIVILNDNEMSIAPNVGALHSMLGRLRTAGKYRWVKEELEFLLKKIPAVGGKLASTAERVKDSLKYLMVSGMFFEELGFTYLGPVDGHSFDDLEGHLQYAKKIDGPVLLHVVTKKGKGYHPAEMDVKGAWHGTGPYKIDSGEFVKPVDAPPGWSKVVSDAIIKEAEQDKRIAVITPAMPVGSKLEAFAEQFPDRFFDVGIAEQHATTMAAGLAADGMKPVLSIYSTFLQRAYDQLVHDVTRQNLNVFLTIDRCGLVGADGETHQGVFDVSFMRHLPNMVIMMPKDENECQAMVKTGLAYDDGPIAMRFPRGSVGAKPTPENKEVIDIGTWETLVEGHDAVILAVGTMIEPALEAARKLQSEQLNVQVVNARFIKPLDETMMHALAKAHLPILTAEETALEGGFGSAVLEFLQTHQYTNVTLERMGIPDYFVEHGSPKQLLEEIGLTSDNMMQKLRKMVRSEQQNLKQRA from the coding sequence TTGGATCTTCTAAAAATCGAAAACCCTAAATTTCTCAAAAATATGTCGACAGAGGAGCTTGAGCAGCTGGCTCAAGAGATACGGGACTTCCTCATTACGACGATCTCAAAAACGGGTGGACACATCGGGCCTAATTTGGGAGTTGTTGAGCTCACTTTAATGCTTCACAAAACATTTGATTCGCCAAAAGACAAGTTCATTTGGGATGTCGGTCATCAAGCATATATTCATAAAATCTTAACTGGCCGTGCTGGACAATTTGACACGCTCCGTCAATACAAAGGGCTTTGTGGCTTTCCGAAAAGAGTTGAAAGCGAGCACGATGTGTGGGAAACCGGTCATAGCTCAACTTCTTTATCTGCGGCGATGGGAATGGCTGTCGCACGGGATATGAGAAACGATGACAATCATGTCGTGCCGATCATAGGTGATGGGGCACTTACAGGCGGAATGGCTTTAGAAGCTTTGAATCATATCGGACATGAGCAGCGGAAAGTGATTGTCATTTTAAATGATAATGAGATGTCTATTGCTCCAAACGTTGGTGCATTACACAGTATGCTTGGCCGCCTTCGAACAGCTGGGAAGTACCGTTGGGTAAAGGAAGAGCTTGAGTTTTTGCTTAAAAAAATTCCAGCCGTCGGTGGAAAGCTTGCTTCTACAGCAGAGCGTGTAAAAGACAGTCTCAAATATTTAATGGTTTCAGGGATGTTTTTCGAGGAATTGGGCTTTACTTATTTAGGTCCTGTCGATGGTCATTCTTTTGATGATCTTGAGGGCCATCTTCAATATGCAAAGAAAATTGATGGGCCGGTGCTGCTTCACGTCGTAACGAAAAAAGGCAAAGGTTATCACCCTGCAGAAATGGATGTAAAAGGAGCATGGCACGGGACGGGACCGTATAAAATCGATTCAGGAGAATTTGTGAAGCCTGTAGACGCTCCGCCAGGTTGGAGTAAGGTCGTGAGCGATGCGATTATTAAAGAAGCTGAGCAAGACAAGCGTATTGCTGTCATCACGCCAGCGATGCCAGTCGGTTCAAAGCTAGAAGCTTTTGCTGAACAGTTTCCAGACCGTTTCTTTGATGTCGGCATTGCCGAGCAGCACGCAACGACGATGGCAGCGGGGCTAGCAGCGGATGGGATGAAGCCAGTGCTATCCATCTATTCGACTTTCTTGCAGAGAGCATACGATCAACTAGTTCACGATGTCACGCGGCAAAATTTGAACGTATTCCTTACAATTGACCGCTGTGGTCTCGTCGGTGCAGACGGTGAAACGCATCAAGGTGTTTTTGATGTTAGCTTTATGCGTCATTTACCGAATATGGTGATCATGATGCCGAAAGATGAAAACGAGTGTCAGGCGATGGTGAAGACCGGATTGGCTTATGATGATGGACCAATAGCGATGCGGTTCCCTCGTGGTAGTGTAGGTGCGAAGCCAACGCCTGAAAATAAAGAGGTCATCGACATTGGGACGTGGGAGACACTCGTCGAAGGTCATGACGCAGTCATTTTAGCTGTCGGAACGATGATCGAGCCAGCTTTGGAAGCGGCGCGTAAACTACAAAGCGAACAATTAAACGTTCAAGTCGTTAATGCTCGTTTTATTAAACCATTGGACGAAACGATGATGCATGCTCTAGCGAAAGCACATTTACCGATTCTAACAGCTGAAGAAACAGCACTTGAAGGTGGCTTTGGCTCAGCAGTGCTTGAGTTTTTGCAGACGCATCAGTATACGAATGTAACGCTTGAGCGAATGGGAATACCAGATTATTTTGTTGAACATGGTAGTCCAAAACAGTTGCTTGAAGAAATTGGTCTTACGTCCGATAACATGATGCAAAAGCTGCGAAAAATGGTACGATCTGAACAGCAAAACCTTAAACAGAGGGCGTAA
- a CDS encoding TlyA family RNA methyltransferase — MNEKKERVDILLVQQQLIETREQAKRAIMAGLVYSGTERIDKPGQKLLLSSPLRIKGKEHPYVGRGGLKLEKALQAFSVSLTNKIMVDIGASTGGFTDCALQNGARLVYAVDVGTNQLAWSLRSDHRVVVMEKTNFRYATEDQFDRGLPEVATIDVSFISLSLIFPALKDILAPGGDVIALIKPQFEAGKERVGKKGIVRDPAVHHDVLLSTIDMCSQLGFVCRDLTYSPITGGDGNIEYLAWFQFQAGQDVTITSRHIEQVIQNAHLTLAAHA; from the coding sequence ATGAATGAAAAAAAAGAACGGGTTGACATACTTTTAGTACAGCAACAGCTGATTGAAACGAGAGAGCAGGCAAAGCGCGCCATTATGGCAGGTCTTGTCTATTCGGGGACAGAACGAATTGACAAGCCTGGGCAAAAGCTGCTTCTCAGCTCTCCGTTGCGTATTAAAGGTAAGGAACACCCTTATGTAGGTCGAGGAGGTTTGAAGCTTGAGAAAGCTCTTCAAGCCTTTTCAGTGTCATTAACAAATAAAATCATGGTGGACATCGGCGCTTCCACAGGTGGGTTTACTGATTGTGCCTTGCAAAATGGTGCAAGGCTTGTTTATGCGGTTGATGTTGGCACGAACCAGCTTGCGTGGTCATTACGTTCTGATCATCGTGTTGTTGTCATGGAGAAAACGAACTTTCGTTATGCAACAGAAGATCAGTTTGATCGGGGTTTGCCAGAAGTGGCGACGATTGATGTATCATTTATTTCTCTTTCGCTAATATTTCCCGCTCTCAAAGATATTCTCGCACCTGGAGGAGACGTCATTGCTTTAATAAAGCCACAATTTGAGGCTGGGAAAGAACGTGTAGGTAAAAAAGGAATTGTGAGGGATCCGGCCGTTCATCACGATGTGTTGTTAAGCACCATTGATATGTGCTCACAACTTGGCTTCGTTTGTCGTGATTTAACATACTCACCGATCACTGGTGGCGATGGCAATATTGAATATTTGGCCTGGTTTCAATTTCAAGCAGGGCAAGATGTCACCATCACTTCGAGGCATATCGAGCAAGTGATTCAAAATGCGCATCTTACTTTAGCGGCCCATGCATGA
- the ahrC gene encoding transcriptional regulator AhrC/ArgR — MSKGQRLIKIRELITEHDIDTQEELVERLRAAGFHVTQATISRDIKELHLVKVTTADGIYKYSLPADQRFNPLEKLKRYLMDSFVKIDTAGHMIVLKLLPGNAQSIGAIIDHLDWEEIVGSICGDDTCLIICRTPEQALELKEKLIHLL; from the coding sequence GTGAGTAAAGGACAGCGTTTAATAAAAATTAGAGAATTAATTACTGAACATGATATCGATACCCAAGAGGAATTAGTCGAGCGTTTGCGCGCAGCGGGCTTTCATGTCACACAGGCGACCATCTCTCGAGATATAAAGGAGCTTCACCTTGTAAAGGTCACTACAGCTGACGGAATTTATAAATACAGCCTCCCTGCTGACCAACGATTCAATCCGTTAGAGAAATTAAAAAGATACTTAATGGATTCTTTCGTGAAAATTGATACAGCAGGCCATATGATCGTACTGAAGCTGCTGCCTGGTAATGCTCAATCGATCGGGGCAATTATAGACCATTTAGACTGGGAAGAGATTGTCGGTTCGATCTGCGGAGATGATACATGTTTGATTATCTGTAGAACTCCTGAACAGGCATTGGAGCTAAAAGAAAAGTTGATCCACTTGCTCTAA
- the recN gene encoding DNA repair protein RecN, with protein sequence MLLEIRIKNFAIIEEISLSLDEGLTVLTGETGAGKSIIIDAISLLMGARGSHEFVRHGCERAEIEGLFQVGDQSSVLEVLQQQGIEVEEGMMVLSRSISLKGKNICRLNGKLVTLGMLREIGQRLVDIHGQHENQDLMKPERHRPLLDLYAGSALTATLTEYKQLYKKRAQLKSRLRELSENEQETAQRIDLLRFQLNDIQSAQLQPGESAALEKEKQQLANFEQLFHALQQAYNALYGEHKGLDWTGLATTELESIASLDSTYKTLHQTVLESHYALEEASYAIRQTIDQLEHDPDRLNTVEARLQEIQTLQRKYGATEDDILAYASSIEEELETLEHKDAHIEGVQTELAELEKDMALEAQQMTDIRKRHAHVLENAIHDELKAVYMEKTTFKVEWKPLPSFDSNGMDRIEFFISTNPGEPLKPLVKVASGGELSRMMLAIKSIFSKLQKKTAIVFDEVDSGVSGRVAQAMAEKIYQLARTSQVICISHLPQVAAMADQHLYISKRIDDDRTATGVRKLQEDEAQNEISRMIAGTEVTELTKKHASELLALADVYKNNV encoded by the coding sequence ATGCTGTTAGAAATACGAATTAAAAATTTTGCCATTATCGAAGAAATATCACTTTCGCTTGATGAAGGGCTTACTGTGCTTACCGGAGAAACTGGTGCAGGAAAGTCGATCATTATTGATGCCATATCATTGTTAATGGGTGCGAGGGGATCTCACGAATTTGTTCGACACGGATGTGAACGTGCGGAAATCGAGGGGCTTTTTCAAGTAGGAGATCAGTCAAGTGTGCTCGAGGTACTTCAACAACAGGGCATTGAAGTGGAAGAAGGAATGATGGTCCTATCAAGGTCAATCTCTTTAAAAGGAAAAAATATTTGCCGGTTGAATGGAAAATTAGTGACGTTAGGGATGCTTCGTGAAATCGGGCAACGTTTAGTTGACATACATGGACAGCATGAAAACCAAGATTTGATGAAGCCTGAGCGTCACCGTCCGTTACTTGACTTATATGCTGGCAGTGCATTAACTGCGACCCTTACAGAATACAAACAGCTATACAAGAAGCGAGCACAGTTAAAAAGCAGATTGCGCGAACTGTCCGAAAATGAACAGGAAACAGCACAGCGTATTGATTTATTGCGCTTTCAACTGAACGATATCCAATCTGCACAATTGCAGCCAGGTGAGAGTGCTGCGCTAGAAAAGGAAAAGCAACAGCTGGCCAATTTTGAGCAGCTCTTTCACGCATTGCAACAAGCTTATAATGCGCTTTATGGGGAGCACAAAGGTTTGGATTGGACTGGTCTTGCTACGACTGAGCTTGAATCAATTGCCTCATTGGATTCGACATATAAAACTTTACATCAGACCGTGTTAGAAAGTCATTATGCTCTTGAAGAGGCTTCTTATGCCATTCGTCAGACCATTGACCAGCTTGAGCATGACCCCGACCGTTTAAATACAGTGGAAGCCCGCTTACAGGAAATACAAACGCTACAGCGCAAATATGGCGCCACCGAAGACGATATTTTAGCTTATGCATCGTCAATTGAAGAGGAACTCGAAACACTTGAACATAAAGACGCTCATATCGAAGGGGTTCAAACGGAGCTGGCAGAGCTCGAGAAAGATATGGCATTAGAAGCACAGCAAATGACAGATATTCGCAAAAGACACGCTCATGTACTTGAAAACGCGATTCACGATGAATTAAAGGCTGTATATATGGAAAAAACAACGTTTAAAGTGGAATGGAAACCATTACCATCGTTTGATTCAAATGGAATGGATCGAATTGAGTTTTTCATCTCGACAAATCCAGGAGAGCCATTAAAACCACTTGTGAAGGTCGCCTCAGGCGGAGAGCTGTCACGAATGATGTTGGCGATAAAGAGTATTTTCTCCAAGTTGCAGAAAAAAACAGCTATTGTTTTCGACGAAGTGGATTCAGGCGTTAGTGGCCGTGTCGCTCAGGCAATGGCTGAAAAAATATACCAGCTCGCAAGAACATCACAAGTGATCTGTATATCTCATTTACCCCAAGTGGCCGCGATGGCAGATCAGCATCTTTACATTTCTAAACGCATCGACGACGATCGAACAGCAACAGGCGTACGTAAGCTGCAAGAGGATGAAGCGCAGAACGAGATTTCAAGGATGATCGCGGGTACTGAAGTGACAGAGCTGACAAAGAAGCATGCTTCTGAGCTTTTGGCCTTAGCTGATGTTTATAAAAACAATGTGTGA
- the spoIVB gene encoding SpoIVB peptidase has translation MKRKLPVRKLVGVFLLVAFIGLTTSPPFISYVKLPVSMTMFTNSQPVQVDALPGIEMESAPSLTVQKDANKVSVEAKKSGVAKLHYTLGGFPIKQSEVRMLDDIRLIPGGQSIGVRLNAGGVLIVGYHDIDTKKGILSPGKASGLQTGDMIVQVNGQAVTTMKNFGELVQKAGKAGKAMKLEVKRNDQSFETSLQPQLDPAEQKYRLGLYIKEAASGIGTMTFIDPDTKRYGSLGHVIADRLTKEPVSVYEGELLLSQVTSITKGNQGVPGEKIAAFLSEGKSIGTVQKNTPFGVFGTLQRPFPKQVDRKPIPITVASQVKKGPAQLLTVVEGQEIEAFDIEIVNSIPQRFPATKGMVIKVTDPALLDKTGGIVQGMSGSPIIQDGKLVGAVTHVFVNDPTSGYGIHIEWMLKEAGVLIEHKDDTEQKAA, from the coding sequence ATGAAAAGGAAATTACCTGTTAGAAAACTGGTTGGTGTCTTTCTCCTTGTTGCTTTTATTGGATTGACGACAAGCCCGCCTTTTATATCATATGTAAAGCTTCCTGTTTCCATGACAATGTTCACAAATAGTCAACCAGTCCAAGTGGATGCATTACCAGGCATTGAAATGGAAAGTGCTCCATCCTTGACGGTTCAAAAAGATGCAAATAAGGTGAGCGTTGAAGCAAAAAAATCAGGGGTAGCAAAGTTGCATTATACGTTGGGCGGTTTTCCGATTAAACAATCCGAGGTGCGAATGCTTGACGACATTCGTTTAATTCCTGGAGGCCAGTCAATTGGTGTACGCTTGAACGCAGGCGGCGTTTTAATTGTTGGGTACCACGATATTGATACGAAAAAAGGGATATTGTCTCCTGGGAAGGCTTCAGGCCTGCAAACAGGTGACATGATTGTGCAAGTGAATGGGCAAGCAGTAACGACAATGAAAAACTTTGGCGAGCTTGTTCAAAAAGCAGGTAAAGCAGGAAAAGCAATGAAGCTTGAGGTCAAACGAAATGATCAGTCATTTGAAACATCCTTGCAGCCACAGCTTGATCCAGCGGAGCAAAAATATCGCCTTGGATTATATATTAAAGAAGCTGCCTCGGGGATAGGGACGATGACATTCATTGATCCTGATACGAAGCGTTACGGGTCTTTAGGACACGTCATCGCCGATCGTTTGACAAAAGAACCCGTATCTGTGTACGAAGGCGAGTTATTGCTCTCTCAAGTGACGTCGATTACTAAGGGAAATCAAGGTGTTCCAGGCGAAAAAATAGCTGCTTTCCTTTCTGAAGGAAAATCGATTGGAACCGTTCAAAAAAACACCCCTTTTGGTGTGTTTGGGACGCTGCAACGTCCGTTTCCGAAGCAAGTAGACCGCAAACCCATTCCAATTACCGTAGCTTCACAAGTGAAAAAAGGTCCAGCGCAACTGTTAACCGTTGTTGAAGGCCAAGAGATTGAGGCATTCGATATTGAAATTGTCAATTCTATTCCGCAACGATTTCCAGCGACGAAAGGCATGGTCATCAAAGTGACTGACCCAGCCTTACTTGATAAAACGGGCGGGATTGTGCAAGGTATGAGTGGAAGTCCAATTATTCAAGATGGTAAGCTTGTTGGCGCTGTCACGCATGTATTCGTCAATGATCCGACAAGTGGATATGGCATTCATATTGAGTGGATGCTTAAAGAAGCCGGTGTTCTCATTGAGCATAAAGATGACACCGAACAAAAGGCCGCGTAA
- the spo0A gene encoding sporulation transcription factor Spo0A, with amino-acid sequence MRKIKVGLADDNRELVGLLEDYLTTQDDMEVVGVSYNGQECLTMIEKNQPDVVILDIIMPHLDGLAVLERLRSMSLDKQPNVIMLTAFGQEDVTSKAVEYGASYFILKPFDMEHLTNQIRQVSGKETASVKRSTLITQKPSDAQPKNLDASITSIIHEIGVPAHIKGYMYLREAISMVYNDIELLGSITKVLYPDIAKKYKTTASRVERAIRHAIEVAWSRGNVESISSLFSYTVSMSKAKPTNSEFIAMVADKLRLEHKAS; translated from the coding sequence ATGCGTAAAATCAAAGTAGGTTTAGCGGATGATAACCGTGAGCTCGTCGGTTTACTGGAAGATTATTTGACGACACAGGACGATATGGAGGTCGTAGGTGTTTCCTACAATGGACAGGAATGTTTGACAATGATTGAAAAAAATCAGCCAGATGTCGTCATTCTTGATATTATAATGCCGCATCTAGATGGCTTAGCCGTTCTCGAAAGACTAAGGAGTATGTCGTTAGATAAACAGCCAAACGTCATTATGTTGACAGCATTCGGTCAAGAAGATGTAACTTCAAAAGCTGTAGAGTATGGAGCCTCATATTTTATCCTTAAACCATTTGATATGGAGCATTTAACAAATCAAATTCGCCAAGTCAGCGGTAAAGAAACGGCATCGGTAAAACGCTCCACTTTGATAACACAAAAACCGTCTGATGCCCAACCAAAAAACCTTGATGCGAGCATTACGTCAATTATTCATGAGATTGGTGTCCCTGCGCATATTAAAGGATATATGTACTTAAGAGAAGCCATTTCAATGGTTTACAACGATATTGAACTGCTTGGTTCCATTACAAAAGTGCTTTATCCCGATATCGCCAAGAAATACAAAACAACAGCAAGTCGTGTGGAAAGAGCGATTCGGCATGCCATTGAAGTGGCTTGGAGCCGCGGAAATGTAGAATCAATTTCCTCTTTATTCAGCTACACAGTTTCGATGTCTAAAGCCAAACCGACAAACTCAGAGTTTATTGCCATGGTTGCAGATAAACTGCGTTTAGAACATAAAGCCTCCTAA
- a CDS encoding sugar phosphate isomerase/epimerase family protein, which produces MKEKMAAQLFTVKKEMSEDFSGTLKALKRMGWPAVQISALPQEISPREVKQVLDDNQLNVAGMHISLDRLMNDLHAVIEEANLYGTKDLVCPSLPQEYQNEKGYKQVRAMLNSIAREAKGYRISYHNHAFEFNTTVEGKNALDYLLEPVPGNDLLAEIDVFWIKKGGYEPLTFIEPYANRMPIIHLKDMTNDERETFAEINTGQIDFIPILKWAEANGVEWFAVEQDQCDVSGLHSLEISLSELAHLLEKV; this is translated from the coding sequence ATGAAAGAAAAAATGGCTGCACAGCTCTTTACGGTTAAGAAGGAAATGAGTGAAGATTTTTCAGGGACGTTAAAAGCTTTAAAGCGAATGGGCTGGCCCGCAGTACAAATATCAGCACTACCTCAGGAGATTTCTCCTAGAGAAGTAAAGCAAGTGTTAGACGATAATCAATTAAATGTGGCCGGCATGCACATCTCTTTAGACCGCTTGATGAATGATTTGCACGCGGTGATCGAAGAGGCGAATTTGTATGGAACAAAAGATTTAGTATGTCCATCACTGCCTCAAGAATATCAGAATGAAAAAGGGTATAAACAAGTTAGGGCCATGCTTAATAGTATTGCCAGGGAAGCTAAAGGCTATCGGATTAGCTACCATAATCATGCGTTTGAATTTAATACGACCGTTGAGGGGAAAAATGCTTTAGATTACTTACTTGAGCCTGTCCCTGGGAATGATTTGTTGGCTGAAATTGATGTTTTTTGGATTAAAAAAGGGGGATATGAACCTTTAACTTTTATTGAGCCATATGCAAACCGTATGCCGATCATTCACTTGAAAGATATGACGAATGATGAGCGTGAGACGTTTGCGGAAATTAATACAGGTCAAATCGATTTTATCCCCATTCTGAAGTGGGCGGAAGCAAACGGGGTAGAATGGTTTGCAGTTGAACAGGATCAATGCGATGTTTCAGGGCTTCACTCTTTAGAAATTAGTCTAAGTGAACTTGCACACTTATTGGAAAAAGTCTGA
- a CDS encoding aspartate kinase, with amino-acid sequence MKVAKFGGTSVASGEQIKKVGDIIHEDHERKIIIVSAPGKRFSSDTKTTDLLIALDTQVAAKNPYTEALQSVIERFQEIAASLGCGNEHIVAFSKELQALCEDDNISDVHRTDCLKACGEDFNARLIAAYLNHRGINAKYVNPRDAGLVLSDEPGNARVEPETFAHLKKLRDLEHTVVIPGFFGYSKSGHLVTFPRGGSDISGAIIAAGVQASLYENFTDVDSVYAANPNVVDQPKKIKEMTYKEMRELSYAGFSVFHDEALMPAFHAGIPVRIKNTNNPEGEGTLIVAKRDYETTPISGIASDEGFASIYVSKYLMNREVGFGRKLLQILEDEELSYEHVPSGIDDISIILREEQLTAEKEKRIMDKIQTELRVDMIKIERGLALIMIVGEGMTKTIGMAAKATAAFAIAKVNIEMINQGSSEVSLMFGVKAKDVSRAVKALYNEYFGENPAVSDAVVLEPVEASH; translated from the coding sequence ATGAAAGTCGCTAAATTCGGAGGAACGTCCGTAGCAAGTGGGGAACAAATTAAAAAAGTGGGAGATATCATCCACGAAGATCATGAGCGAAAAATTATCATCGTTTCCGCTCCCGGTAAACGTTTTTCTTCGGATACGAAAACGACCGATCTATTAATTGCCCTAGATACGCAAGTTGCTGCAAAAAATCCATATACTGAGGCATTGCAAAGTGTCATTGAACGCTTCCAGGAGATTGCTGCTTCCCTTGGGTGTGGCAATGAACATATTGTTGCTTTTTCTAAAGAATTGCAAGCACTTTGTGAAGATGACAATATTTCAGACGTTCATCGTACGGATTGTTTGAAAGCTTGTGGTGAAGATTTTAATGCCCGGTTAATCGCAGCATACTTAAACCATCGTGGAATTAATGCAAAGTATGTCAATCCTCGTGATGCAGGTCTTGTGTTGAGCGATGAGCCTGGAAACGCACGTGTCGAACCCGAAACATTTGCCCATTTAAAAAAGCTTCGCGACCTCGAGCATACGGTGGTCATTCCTGGATTCTTCGGTTATTCCAAAAGCGGTCATCTCGTCACATTTCCGCGCGGAGGCTCAGATATTTCCGGAGCCATTATTGCTGCAGGCGTACAAGCATCCCTTTACGAAAATTTCACCGACGTTGATTCGGTGTACGCTGCCAATCCAAATGTCGTCGATCAGCCGAAGAAAATAAAAGAAATGACGTATAAAGAAATGCGGGAGTTATCGTACGCTGGGTTTTCGGTATTCCATGACGAAGCACTCATGCCGGCATTTCATGCTGGTATACCCGTACGCATTAAAAATACAAACAATCCTGAAGGTGAAGGAACGCTTATTGTCGCGAAGCGTGATTATGAGACGACGCCGATATCAGGTATTGCCAGTGACGAAGGTTTTGCCAGCATTTACGTAAGTAAATACTTAATGAACCGGGAAGTAGGCTTCGGGCGAAAGCTTTTGCAAATTTTGGAGGATGAAGAACTATCTTACGAGCATGTTCCTTCAGGAATTGATGATATATCGATTATTTTGCGGGAAGAACAGCTGACAGCTGAAAAAGAAAAGCGAATTATGGATAAGATCCAAACAGAGCTGCGTGTCGACATGATTAAAATTGAGCGCGGACTTGCTCTCATTATGATTGTCGGCGAAGGCATGACGAAGACGATAGGCATGGCGGCAAAAGCGACAGCAGCATTTGCCATTGCAAAGGTGAATATTGAAATGATCAATCAAGGATCGTCTGAAGTGAGCTTGATGTTTGGTGTGAAGGCAAAAGATGTGTCTCGGGCGGTAAAAGCATTATATAATGAATATTTTGGGGAGAATCCGGCTGTAAGCGATGCTGTAGTGCTTGAGCCAGTGGAAGCTTCTCATTAA
- a CDS encoding DUF2627 domain-containing protein, whose product MLRFFVLMLILIPIASAAYGIKLLRDVLFASLQFPYPYLWMQFFAGLFFLGVGLYLIGGFVVFRDRKNGKIPARRTKNKRTTQKTEGMIPSVFLMRSFHWLKHYSIAYSRILPKIFII is encoded by the coding sequence TTGCTTCGTTTTTTTGTCCTAATGCTTATTCTTATTCCAATCGCATCGGCGGCTTATGGCATTAAGCTTTTGCGAGACGTGCTTTTTGCCAGTCTTCAATTTCCGTATCCTTATTTATGGATGCAGTTTTTTGCTGGTCTATTTTTTTTAGGAGTGGGTCTTTATTTGATCGGTGGGTTTGTCGTTTTTCGCGATCGCAAAAATGGAAAAATCCCAGCGCGTCGCACAAAAAATAAACGAACAACTCAAAAAACTGAGGGAATGATACCCTCAGTTTTTTTAATGAGAAGCTTCCACTGGCTCAAGCACTACAGCATCGCTTACAGCCGGATTCTCCCCAAAATATTCATTATATAA